From a region of the Corallococcus coralloides DSM 2259 genome:
- a CDS encoding S66 peptidase family protein — MKRCVRWLKPLPLRPRDTVQVVAPAGPFEQAPFEAGLRILSERYSPVVRPDIGASHRYLAGDDFRRQEELSHAFLDRASRAIFCARGGYGSSRLLPELPIDKAGPVAFTGFSDLTSIHCALQALGRVSIHAPVLTQLGRQSTQVHDYFFRLLESAEAPPPLTGNATYVAGTAEGVLVGGNLSVFSRLLGTPYMPPLDGAVLLLEDVTERPYRIDRMWTHLRLAGVFSRVRGIVLGDFTACEEKDANYSSADVLRELARDAKVPCAAGFPIGHGAINYPVALGTHVRLDADAARLTFLEGAVSPG, encoded by the coding sequence ATGAAGCGCTGCGTGCGTTGGCTCAAGCCCCTTCCGCTCCGTCCCCGCGACACGGTGCAGGTCGTCGCCCCCGCGGGTCCCTTCGAACAGGCTCCCTTCGAGGCCGGCCTGCGCATCCTCTCCGAGCGCTACTCCCCGGTGGTCCGGCCCGATATCGGTGCCTCGCACCGCTACCTCGCTGGGGATGACTTCCGCCGCCAGGAGGAGCTGTCGCATGCGTTCCTCGACCGCGCCTCCCGCGCCATCTTCTGCGCCCGGGGCGGCTATGGCAGCTCTCGCCTGTTGCCGGAGCTGCCCATCGACAAGGCCGGCCCCGTCGCCTTCACCGGCTTCTCCGACCTGACGTCCATCCACTGCGCGCTCCAGGCCCTCGGCCGCGTCTCCATCCACGCGCCCGTCCTCACGCAGCTGGGCCGCCAGTCGACCCAGGTCCATGACTACTTCTTCCGCCTGCTCGAATCCGCGGAGGCCCCGCCGCCCCTCACCGGCAACGCCACCTACGTCGCCGGCACCGCCGAGGGCGTCCTCGTGGGCGGCAACCTGTCTGTCTTCTCCCGGCTCCTGGGCACGCCGTACATGCCGCCGCTCGACGGCGCCGTGCTCCTCCTGGAGGACGTCACCGAGCGCCCCTACCGCATCGACCGCATGTGGACCCATCTGCGGCTTGCCGGTGTCTTCTCCCGCGTGCGCGGCATCGTCCTGGGTGACTTCACCGCCTGCGAGGAGAAGGACGCGAACTACTCCAGCGCGGACGTGCTCCGGGAGCTGGCGCGCGATGCGAAGGTGCCCTGCGCCGCGGGCTTCCCCATCGGCCATGGTGCCATCAACTACCCCGTGGCCCTGGGCACCCACGTGCGCCTGGACGCGGACGCCGCGCGCCTCACCTTCCTTGAAGGCGCGGTGAGCCCCGGATGA
- a CDS encoding serine hydrolase domain-containing protein, protein MSQHPIANLQAVLDDGVELGIFPAAQAVVLHKGMQVFGGVAGNVKGDTRFDLASLTKAMSTTALFLRLWTEGKVGPDTLVSRYFPGSPAGDAGVTVADLLYHRSGLPAFVPFFAEALKAHPELLDAGCPASIRAQVHAAVLHAAAATPLDAPVRTKSVYSDVGFILLGDILARAGGAPLDVLFHRHVAEPLDLKARFHRLTDFPADGATAPTGAMRPREPAPGQESLWKDVPSQPSRPAEVDDDNAWVLDGVAGHAGLFGTAVDVARFGQAVLEGAAGTHAAIAPGPLWHRALATDPLVAGSTRSMGFDSPSKGHSSAGRFIGDTPPGAVGHLGFTGTSLWVDLRRSLVVALITNRVAQGRQDLRIRDFRPAFHELVVEALDLHVLP, encoded by the coding sequence ATGAGCCAGCACCCCATCGCCAACCTCCAGGCCGTGCTCGATGACGGCGTGGAGCTGGGCATCTTCCCCGCCGCCCAGGCCGTGGTGCTCCACAAGGGCATGCAGGTCTTCGGCGGCGTCGCTGGCAACGTGAAGGGCGACACGCGATTCGACCTCGCGTCCCTCACCAAGGCCATGTCCACCACGGCGCTCTTCCTGCGCCTGTGGACCGAGGGCAAGGTGGGCCCGGACACGCTCGTGTCCCGCTACTTCCCCGGCTCGCCCGCGGGCGACGCGGGCGTCACCGTCGCGGACCTGCTCTACCACCGCTCCGGTCTGCCCGCCTTCGTCCCGTTCTTCGCGGAGGCCCTCAAGGCCCATCCGGAGCTGCTCGACGCCGGCTGCCCTGCCTCCATCCGCGCGCAGGTTCACGCGGCTGTCCTGCATGCCGCCGCGGCCACGCCGCTCGACGCGCCCGTGCGCACGAAGTCCGTGTACAGCGACGTGGGCTTCATCCTCCTGGGCGACATCCTCGCCCGCGCCGGTGGCGCCCCGCTGGACGTGCTCTTCCACCGCCACGTCGCGGAGCCGCTGGACCTGAAGGCCCGCTTCCACCGCCTCACCGACTTCCCCGCCGACGGCGCCACCGCGCCCACCGGCGCCATGCGTCCGCGCGAGCCCGCTCCCGGCCAGGAGTCGTTGTGGAAGGACGTGCCGTCCCAGCCGTCCCGCCCCGCGGAGGTGGATGACGACAACGCCTGGGTGCTGGACGGCGTCGCGGGACACGCGGGCCTCTTCGGCACCGCCGTGGACGTGGCCCGCTTCGGCCAGGCCGTGCTGGAGGGCGCCGCGGGCACGCATGCCGCGATTGCTCCGGGGCCCTTGTGGCACCGCGCGCTCGCCACGGATCCGCTGGTGGCGGGCAGCACCCGCTCCATGGGCTTCGACTCTCCGTCGAAGGGCCATTCCAGCGCGGGCCGCTTCATTGGCGACACGCCTCCGGGCGCGGTGGGCCACCTGGGCTTCACCGGCACCAGCCTCTGGGTGGACCTGAGGCGGTCGCTCGTCGTCGCGCTCATCACCAACCGCGTGGCCCAGGGCCGTCAGGACCTGCGCATCCGCGACTTCCGCCCCGCCTTCCACGAGCTCGTCGTGGAGGCGCTCGACCTTCACGTCCTCCCCTGA
- the mpl gene encoding UDP-N-acetylmuramate:L-alanyl-gamma-D-glutamyl-meso-diaminopimelate ligase — protein sequence MADDNGNVLDSLDPKSVRRIHLVGVAGTGMGSFAGMLKAAGYDVTGSDENVYPPMSDMLRTWGIPVSTPYAPANLDSAKPDLVIIGNVIRRVNPEATAVRERGLKQMSFPAALGTLFLDRSHSVVVAGTHGKTTTSSLMAHVLVAAGRDPSFLVGGVTQNYAGNYRVGKGPHFVVEGDEYDTAYWDKGSKFLHYRPRTAIVTSVEFDHADIFRDLPHYEATFEKFVRLVPKDGQLVVCAAYPNAVRIAREGTAPVSTYVAKEGADADYTPRNLSFGPEGARFNVVEKGQDLGTVTLPMSGAHNVENALAVIAAARGLGLTFAEIQQGLSTFQGVKRRQEVRAEVDGMLVVDDFAHHPTAVRETIAAIRHRYPDRRLWAIFEPRSNTSRRNIHQEDYAHAFPGATRASLKVPERHDKVPEGEELNVPKLIEALKGQGIAADGATDVQTLVDRVASEAKSGDVLLVMSNGSFGGFIDKLLTALKARAGKGT from the coding sequence ATGGCTGACGACAACGGCAACGTCCTCGACTCACTCGACCCGAAGTCCGTGCGCCGCATCCACCTGGTGGGCGTGGCCGGCACGGGCATGGGCTCCTTCGCAGGCATGCTCAAGGCCGCCGGCTACGACGTCACCGGCAGCGACGAGAACGTCTACCCGCCCATGAGCGACATGCTCCGCACGTGGGGCATCCCCGTCAGCACGCCGTACGCGCCCGCCAACCTGGACTCGGCGAAGCCGGACCTGGTCATCATCGGCAACGTCATCCGCCGGGTGAACCCGGAGGCCACCGCCGTGCGCGAGCGGGGCCTCAAGCAGATGAGCTTCCCCGCCGCGCTGGGCACGCTCTTCCTGGACCGCTCGCACTCCGTCGTCGTTGCCGGCACGCACGGCAAGACCACGACGTCCTCGCTCATGGCCCACGTGCTGGTGGCCGCGGGCAGGGACCCGTCCTTCCTCGTGGGCGGCGTCACCCAGAACTACGCGGGCAACTACCGCGTGGGGAAGGGCCCGCACTTCGTCGTGGAAGGCGACGAGTACGACACCGCGTACTGGGACAAGGGCTCCAAGTTCCTCCACTACCGGCCGCGCACCGCCATCGTCACCAGCGTGGAGTTCGACCACGCGGACATCTTCCGCGACCTGCCCCACTACGAGGCCACGTTCGAGAAGTTCGTGCGCCTGGTGCCCAAGGATGGCCAACTGGTCGTCTGCGCCGCATATCCGAACGCCGTGCGCATCGCGCGTGAAGGCACCGCCCCCGTCAGCACCTACGTGGCGAAGGAAGGCGCGGACGCGGACTACACGCCCAGGAACCTCTCCTTCGGTCCCGAGGGCGCCCGCTTCAACGTCGTGGAGAAGGGCCAGGACCTGGGCACCGTGACGCTGCCCATGTCCGGCGCGCACAACGTGGAGAACGCGCTCGCGGTCATCGCCGCCGCGCGCGGTCTGGGCCTCACCTTCGCCGAAATCCAGCAGGGCCTGTCCACCTTCCAGGGCGTGAAGCGCCGGCAGGAGGTGCGCGCGGAGGTGGACGGCATGCTCGTGGTGGACGACTTCGCGCACCACCCCACCGCCGTGCGCGAGACCATCGCCGCCATCCGCCACCGCTACCCGGACCGGCGCCTGTGGGCCATCTTCGAGCCGCGCTCCAACACCAGCCGCCGCAACATCCACCAGGAGGACTACGCGCACGCCTTCCCCGGCGCCACGCGCGCCAGCCTCAAGGTGCCCGAGCGCCACGACAAGGTGCCCGAGGGCGAGGAGCTCAACGTCCCCAAGCTCATCGAAGCGCTCAAGGGCCAGGGCATCGCCGCGGACGGCGCCACCGACGTGCAGACGCTGGTGGACCGCGTCGCTTCCGAGGCGAAGTCCGGCGACGTGCTGCTCGTCATGAGCAACGGCTCCTTCGGGGGCTTCATCGACAAGCTGCTCACCGCCCTGAAGGCCCGGGCGGGGAAGGGGACCTGA
- a CDS encoding TlpA family protein disulfide reductase, with product MRRPFLLSLGALAFAMGCAAPSASSLPPLTDRTGDGPRSSSSALESSNKAPGQPLAFQVKRYPDNSPYDLKSDRGQVVLLDVWATWCEPCKDALPMYAQLQKEYGSRGFKAYALNVDEDVRAIPAFLEEAKVELPILLDANALVSERLLKVRLMPTTFLIDRKGVIRHVHEGFAEEFLQKFQTEIEQLLAEPAS from the coding sequence ATGCGCCGCCCGTTCCTCCTCTCGCTGGGGGCCCTGGCGTTCGCCATGGGCTGTGCCGCGCCGTCGGCTTCGTCCCTGCCGCCGCTCACGGACCGGACCGGTGACGGTCCGCGCTCCAGCAGCTCCGCCCTGGAGTCGTCGAACAAGGCCCCGGGCCAGCCGCTGGCCTTCCAGGTGAAGCGCTACCCGGACAACAGCCCGTATGACTTGAAGAGCGACCGCGGGCAGGTCGTCCTCCTGGACGTGTGGGCCACGTGGTGCGAGCCCTGCAAGGACGCGCTGCCCATGTACGCGCAGCTGCAGAAGGAGTACGGCTCGCGCGGCTTCAAGGCCTACGCCCTCAACGTGGACGAGGACGTGCGCGCCATTCCTGCCTTCCTGGAGGAGGCGAAGGTGGAGCTGCCCATCCTCCTGGACGCCAACGCGCTGGTGTCCGAGCGCCTGCTGAAGGTGCGGCTGATGCCCACCACCTTCCTCATTGACCGCAAGGGCGTCATCCGGCACGTGCACGAGGGCTTCGCCGAGGAGTTCCTCCAGAAGTTCCAGACGGAAATCGAGCAGCTGCTCGCCGAGCCTGCCTCCTAG
- a CDS encoding inositol monophosphatase family protein has product MAHEPETPAALRRTAEEGARMAGGILRECFPQHRTIEFKGGIDLVTDADRASEAALLDFLRQRHPHHAILAEESGATQGTDTFRWIVDPLDGTTNYSHQVPHFCVSVAVEGPEGTVAGAIYDPMRDELFSAARGEGATLNGVPLKASPTATLERALLCTGFPYDVRERPDLPVGLFSQLILLAQGMRRTGSAALDLAYVAAGRFDGYFEFGLKPWDIAAGGLLVAEAGGVIVHIDGRPFDVLKGDVLASGANLAPQLMTQAKRFLDEIGWTSRD; this is encoded by the coding sequence ATGGCCCACGAACCGGAAACGCCCGCCGCGCTGCGCCGCACCGCGGAGGAGGGCGCCCGCATGGCCGGCGGCATCCTCCGCGAGTGCTTCCCCCAGCACCGCACCATCGAGTTCAAGGGCGGCATCGACCTCGTCACGGACGCGGACCGCGCCTCCGAGGCCGCGCTGCTGGATTTCCTGCGCCAGCGCCACCCGCACCACGCCATCCTCGCGGAGGAGAGCGGGGCCACGCAGGGCACGGACACGTTCCGGTGGATCGTGGATCCGCTGGACGGCACGACCAACTACTCGCACCAGGTGCCGCACTTCTGCGTCAGCGTGGCGGTGGAAGGCCCGGAGGGCACCGTGGCGGGCGCCATCTACGACCCCATGCGCGACGAGCTCTTCTCCGCCGCGAGGGGGGAGGGCGCCACGCTCAACGGCGTGCCCCTGAAGGCCAGCCCCACGGCCACGCTGGAGCGGGCGCTCCTGTGCACGGGCTTCCCCTACGACGTGCGCGAGCGCCCGGACCTGCCCGTGGGCCTCTTCAGCCAGCTCATCCTCCTGGCGCAGGGCATGCGCCGCACCGGCAGCGCCGCGCTGGACCTGGCGTACGTCGCGGCCGGCCGCTTCGACGGCTACTTCGAGTTCGGCCTCAAGCCGTGGGACATCGCCGCGGGAGGCCTGCTGGTGGCGGAGGCCGGCGGCGTCATCGTGCACATCGACGGGCGGCCCTTCGACGTGCTCAAGGGCGACGTGCTGGCGAGCGGCGCGAACCTGGCGCCCCAGCTCATGACCCAGGCGAAGCGCTTCCTGGATGAAATCGGCTGGACGTCGCGCGACTAG
- a CDS encoding polysaccharide biosynthesis/export family protein → MRPSRLRFVLPVLLAVLAACHADTRPAPPPPTPASATEAAATSGGNLGPGDVVEVRVFQEPEHSGTWRVSPEGTIDYPLCGKVALSGLTASAAADALRDCLARYLRRPQVSVLVREYNSQKIFVFGEVQKPGTFPVTGEVSIIQAITLAGGFTKLAAKNNTLVTRVVDGQERKIRVPVEDIGVGRERNFLLQAGDIVFVPESFF, encoded by the coding sequence ATGCGTCCCTCGCGGCTCCGCTTCGTCCTGCCGGTCCTCCTCGCGGTGTTGGCAGCGTGTCACGCGGACACGCGCCCGGCGCCCCCTCCGCCCACGCCTGCCTCAGCCACGGAGGCCGCGGCGACGTCCGGCGGCAACCTGGGGCCCGGGGACGTGGTGGAGGTGCGCGTCTTCCAGGAGCCCGAGCACTCCGGCACCTGGCGCGTGTCGCCGGAAGGCACCATCGACTATCCGCTGTGCGGCAAGGTGGCGCTGTCCGGCCTCACCGCCAGCGCCGCGGCGGACGCGCTGCGCGACTGTCTGGCGCGCTACCTGCGCCGCCCGCAGGTGTCCGTGCTGGTGCGGGAGTACAACTCGCAGAAGATCTTCGTCTTCGGGGAGGTGCAGAAGCCCGGCACCTTCCCCGTCACCGGCGAGGTCTCCATCATCCAGGCGATTACGCTGGCCGGTGGCTTCACCAAGCTGGCGGCGAAGAACAACACGCTCGTCACGCGCGTGGTGGACGGGCAGGAGCGCAAGATTCGCGTGCCCGTGGAGGACATTGGCGTGGGCCGCGAGCGCAACTTCCTGCTCCAGGCCGGCGACATCGTCTTCGTGCCGGAGAGCTTCTTCTAG
- a CDS encoding cyclic nucleotide-binding domain-containing protein, with amino-acid sequence MEKLAVIATSPLFEMLAPAELARLAELARLYRYAHGEVVFEEGDLGDSLFVIVRGQVEVVRRGAGNGVKPLTVLGPPEFFGEMGLIDKDHRSATVRALGEVELLQLTAQDLRTFRLAHADGFTFIVVNIARSLSARLREANARLAPQD; translated from the coding sequence ATGGAGAAGCTGGCTGTCATCGCCACATCCCCCCTCTTCGAGATGCTGGCTCCCGCCGAGCTCGCGCGGCTGGCGGAGCTGGCACGGCTGTACCGCTACGCGCACGGCGAGGTGGTGTTCGAGGAGGGCGACCTGGGTGACAGCCTCTTCGTCATCGTGCGCGGCCAGGTGGAGGTGGTGCGCCGGGGTGCGGGCAACGGGGTGAAGCCCCTCACCGTCCTGGGCCCGCCGGAGTTCTTCGGGGAGATGGGCCTCATCGACAAGGACCACCGCTCCGCCACCGTGCGCGCGCTGGGCGAGGTGGAGCTGCTCCAGCTCACCGCTCAGGATTTGCGGACCTTCCGGCTGGCGCACGCGGACGGCTTCACCTTCATCGTCGTGAACATCGCGCGCAGCCTGTCCGCCCGCCTGCGCGAGGCCAACGCCCGCCTGGCCCCCCAGGACTGA
- a CDS encoding TonB family protein gives MALQTRPKLLRVGVIQDGRIVEEHHLLHDSVTIGEDARNTVVLPPSEARPPRFKVLENRGQQFHLIIDEHMQGRVNLGSSDVDFDALRSQGLATRRADDTFDLPLQESARGKVDLPDATLFFHFIPAPAEGSKPTLPPELKASPWRTVDRVFFGILLSMLVLYVLSVALIVAQPAPVEAEVELDQLEDRFVRAIIPPQPPKKEEKPKDPAATGEEKKPDEPKTAQKKPASTDPAPAPANSAERRQQVEARVAGTGLLKLLGGKGPGGGDAIADVLGSSGSGANVADALAGATAGGALTAGSGGGNGIANPQGDTGGKMAGIGATQTSGAGSVNTGQKQAVKVPQVADSVPEVDSSEVKPKDLARHIQSRKASIQRCYENGLKRDPSLKGKVMIRFDLTPQGRVSNVEVEESTLRSDEVINCIKTTMRAWTFPFKPSDDVPVSYPFIFSPGE, from the coding sequence ATGGCCCTTCAAACCCGCCCCAAGTTGCTGCGCGTCGGCGTCATCCAGGACGGGCGCATCGTCGAAGAGCACCACCTGCTCCACGACTCCGTCACCATTGGCGAGGACGCCCGCAACACCGTCGTCCTGCCCCCCTCCGAGGCGCGCCCGCCGCGCTTCAAGGTGCTGGAGAACCGCGGCCAGCAGTTCCACCTCATCATCGACGAGCACATGCAGGGCCGCGTCAACCTGGGCTCGTCGGACGTGGACTTCGACGCGCTGCGCTCCCAGGGACTCGCCACGCGCCGCGCGGACGACACCTTCGACCTGCCCCTGCAGGAGAGCGCCCGCGGAAAGGTGGACCTGCCGGACGCCACGCTCTTCTTCCACTTCATCCCCGCGCCCGCGGAGGGCTCCAAGCCCACCCTGCCCCCGGAGCTGAAGGCCAGCCCGTGGCGCACGGTGGACCGCGTCTTCTTCGGCATCCTCCTGTCGATGCTGGTGCTCTACGTGCTGAGCGTGGCGCTCATCGTCGCCCAGCCCGCGCCGGTGGAGGCGGAGGTGGAGTTGGATCAGCTGGAAGACCGCTTCGTGCGCGCCATCATCCCGCCCCAGCCCCCCAAGAAGGAGGAGAAGCCCAAGGACCCGGCCGCCACCGGGGAGGAGAAGAAGCCGGACGAGCCGAAGACGGCCCAGAAGAAGCCCGCCTCCACGGACCCGGCGCCCGCCCCCGCAAACAGCGCGGAGCGCCGGCAACAGGTCGAGGCCAGGGTCGCGGGCACCGGCCTCCTCAAGCTGCTGGGCGGCAAGGGCCCCGGCGGCGGGGACGCCATCGCGGACGTGCTCGGCAGCTCCGGCAGCGGCGCCAATGTGGCGGATGCGCTCGCGGGCGCGACGGCGGGTGGCGCGCTCACCGCGGGATCCGGCGGCGGCAACGGCATCGCCAACCCGCAGGGGGACACTGGCGGCAAGATGGCGGGCATCGGCGCGACACAGACGTCCGGCGCGGGCAGCGTGAACACCGGCCAGAAGCAGGCCGTCAAGGTGCCCCAGGTCGCGGACTCGGTGCCGGAAGTGGACAGCTCCGAGGTCAAGCCCAAGGACCTGGCCCGCCACATCCAGAGCCGGAAGGCCTCCATCCAGCGCTGCTACGAGAACGGCCTCAAGCGCGACCCCTCCCTCAAGGGCAAGGTGATGATCCGCTTCGACCTGACGCCGCAGGGCCGCGTCAGCAACGTGGAGGTGGAGGAGTCCACCCTGCGCTCGGACGAGGTCATCAACTGCATCAAGACGACCATGCGCGCCTGGACGTTCCCTTTCAAACCGAGTGACGACGTCCCCGTCAGCTACCCGTTCATCTTCTCGCCAGGGGAATAG
- a CDS encoding tetratricopeptide repeat protein, which yields MNAGRKFALTGLVLWLSACASGPETRKDSKLTGPEAGPVTAVSTSPKPDDAKPQAKEPAPVAKSLAGPEKDFTRAVEIARRGELTIAETALKALLEKSPKLGPAWTNLGIVQERQGRFPDAERSYRQALALDPDQEAAWDCLVRLVARTGRAASLEAELREALAKQDSVARRTALALNLLLQKKHPAAVAEARRALQVSEQHVPAMQVLAQVYAREGKYELASMVLGNALAIDAQDAATLNALGLVHLGLKERPLALERFRQAIALRPDFAEARNNLGTLLNEGEDYAGARVELEASVKAAPDFAAAHLNLGNAWRGEGDFPRALAEYERTLQLQPDAKDVYFNLGLLHLDLEPAGMDTLERLQKAASFLEQYKSRGGTDERTAQYLKDAQKGIDRETRRRERERKEGLKKAAEAAAPAKAPEVNPTPASPPGPPATRPGASGKVSNDVQ from the coding sequence ATGAACGCGGGCCGCAAGTTCGCGCTCACCGGGCTCGTGCTCTGGCTGTCCGCCTGCGCCTCCGGTCCGGAGACGCGCAAGGACTCGAAGCTCACCGGGCCGGAAGCCGGCCCCGTCACCGCCGTCAGCACGTCGCCGAAGCCGGACGACGCGAAGCCCCAGGCGAAGGAACCGGCGCCGGTCGCGAAGTCGCTCGCGGGACCGGAGAAGGACTTCACCCGCGCGGTGGAGATCGCCCGGCGCGGCGAGCTGACCATCGCGGAGACCGCGCTCAAGGCCCTGCTGGAGAAGTCCCCGAAGCTGGGCCCCGCATGGACGAACCTGGGCATCGTGCAGGAGCGCCAGGGCCGCTTCCCGGACGCGGAGCGCTCCTACCGCCAGGCGCTGGCGCTGGACCCGGACCAGGAGGCCGCGTGGGACTGCCTGGTGCGGCTGGTGGCGCGCACGGGCCGCGCGGCGTCGCTGGAGGCGGAGCTGCGCGAGGCACTGGCGAAGCAGGACTCGGTGGCCCGGCGCACGGCGCTGGCGTTGAACCTCCTCTTGCAGAAGAAGCACCCGGCCGCCGTCGCGGAGGCCCGCCGCGCGCTCCAGGTCAGCGAGCAGCACGTGCCCGCCATGCAGGTGCTCGCGCAGGTGTACGCCCGCGAGGGCAAGTACGAGCTGGCGTCCATGGTGCTGGGCAACGCGCTCGCCATCGACGCGCAGGACGCGGCCACGCTCAATGCCCTGGGCCTGGTGCACCTGGGCCTCAAGGAGCGCCCCCTGGCGCTGGAGCGCTTCCGCCAGGCCATCGCGCTCCGGCCGGACTTCGCCGAGGCGCGCAACAACCTGGGCACCCTGCTCAACGAGGGCGAGGACTACGCCGGTGCCCGCGTGGAGCTGGAGGCCTCGGTGAAGGCCGCGCCGGACTTCGCCGCTGCCCACCTCAACCTGGGCAACGCCTGGCGCGGCGAAGGCGACTTCCCCCGCGCCCTGGCCGAGTACGAGCGCACGCTCCAGCTCCAGCCCGACGCGAAGGACGTGTACTTCAACCTGGGCCTGCTCCACCTGGACCTGGAGCCCGCCGGCATGGACACCCTGGAGCGCCTCCAGAAGGCCGCGTCCTTCCTGGAGCAGTACAAGTCCAGGGGCGGCACCGACGAGCGCACCGCGCAGTACCTCAAGGACGCCCAGAAGGGCATCGACCGGGAGACCCGCCGCCGCGAGCGCGAGCGCAAGGAGGGCCTGAAGAAGGCCGCCGAAGCCGCCGCCCCCGCGAAGGCCCCCGAGGTAAACCCGACCCCCGCCTCGCCCCCCGGGCCCCCTGCCACGCGGCCGGGCGCCTCGGGTAAGGTGTCCAACGACGTCCAGTAG